A window from Hymenobacter volaticus encodes these proteins:
- a CDS encoding homogentisate 1,2-dioxygenase, which translates to MAYYHRLGQIPRKRHTQFRQPDGTLYSEQLVGTLGFHGVSSLLYHRHPPTDIRQVGQPEPFSPKLLKDRPLQPSHLRTLAQTTTGGDYLAARQTMLGNADVTLSICNPTERRMSYYYKNALADEVIFVHEGRGELWSQMGKVAFEPGDYVVIPRTIIHQLHFEEGPVRLLIIESFSAVETCRRYRNHFGQLLEHSPYCERDIRPPSELVVDDAQESGDYLLKIKKEGQLHHLTYAHSPFDVVGWDGYFYPYATSIHDFEPITGRLHQPPPVHQHFEGHNFVICSFVPRLFDYHPLSIPAPYNHSNVDSDEVLYYVAGNFMSRRGVDLASFTWHPSGIPHGPHPGTVEASLGKKETHELAVMVDTFRPLYLTEAALPYVDPRYPMSWQPDFVPEAPKAADMMD; encoded by the coding sequence ATGGCTTACTATCACCGCCTTGGCCAAATTCCGCGCAAGCGCCACACCCAGTTTCGCCAGCCCGACGGCACGCTGTATTCCGAGCAGCTTGTGGGTACGCTCGGCTTTCATGGCGTCTCGTCGCTGCTTTACCACCGGCACCCGCCCACCGATATTCGGCAGGTAGGACAGCCCGAGCCTTTCAGCCCCAAACTGCTTAAGGACCGGCCTTTACAACCTAGCCACCTACGCACCTTAGCTCAAACTACCACCGGCGGCGACTACTTGGCGGCCCGCCAGACCATGCTCGGCAATGCCGACGTCACGCTCAGCATCTGCAACCCCACGGAGCGGCGCATGAGCTATTACTACAAAAACGCGCTGGCCGACGAGGTAATTTTTGTGCACGAAGGCCGGGGCGAGCTATGGAGCCAAATGGGCAAAGTGGCGTTTGAACCCGGTGACTATGTGGTGATTCCGCGCACTATTATCCACCAGTTGCATTTCGAAGAAGGACCTGTCCGCTTGCTAATTATCGAGTCGTTTAGCGCTGTGGAAACCTGTCGGCGCTACCGCAACCACTTCGGTCAGTTGCTGGAGCACTCGCCGTATTGCGAGCGTGACATCCGGCCGCCAAGCGAATTGGTTGTGGATGATGCCCAAGAATCGGGCGATTACTTATTGAAAATCAAGAAGGAAGGCCAGTTGCACCACCTCACCTACGCCCACTCGCCTTTTGACGTAGTGGGTTGGGACGGATACTTTTATCCTTACGCCACCAGCATCCATGATTTCGAGCCGATAACGGGTCGGCTGCATCAGCCACCACCAGTGCATCAGCATTTTGAGGGGCACAACTTCGTGATTTGCTCGTTTGTGCCACGCCTCTTCGACTACCATCCGCTCAGCATTCCGGCGCCCTACAACCACTCCAACGTCGATTCCGACGAGGTGCTGTATTATGTGGCGGGCAACTTTATGTCGCGGCGGGGCGTGGATTTAGCGTCGTTTACTTGGCACCCGAGTGGTATCCCGCACGGGCCGCACCCCGGTACTGTTGAAGCTAGTCTCGGCAAAAAAGAAACGCATGAGCTAGCCGTAATGGTCGATACGTTTCGGCCGCTCTACCTCACGGAAGCCGCGCTGCCTTACGTCGATCCGCGCTACCCAATGAGTTGGCAGCCTGACTTCGTGCCGGAGGCTCCCAAAGCAGCTGACATGATGGATTAG
- a CDS encoding WG repeat-containing protein: MPEFRFISFASRRHLRLLFYLLSVPLALLTDTTLLAQTASSGLVPFRRGNRWGYADHKRHLVLPLTYDEAGPFVNEVAWIRQGTLFGYIDGGGNPVTPVHYTRASNFHQGQAHVELNGEAFDIDSNGQRLSTPSEPEPETDYLEQGDIVRRQGKVGFRFTAGSSTVVPTEYDEIQDLHHDGLLAVRQGTKWGVVNAKGKLTLPLEYDAIRAMAINGFAYPVVGQAGRFGYLNNEGKLMTKVQYSIAEPFIEEVARVTTLEGKTGYIDSRGQEYFEE; encoded by the coding sequence ATGCCTGAATTCCGGTTTATTTCGTTTGCGTCCCGGCGACATTTGCGCCTTCTATTTTACTTGCTGAGCGTGCCCCTGGCACTGCTTACCGATACCACGTTGCTTGCTCAAACGGCCTCTTCTGGCCTTGTCCCTTTCCGCCGTGGCAACCGTTGGGGGTACGCCGACCATAAGCGCCACCTAGTGTTGCCTCTAACCTACGACGAAGCTGGACCGTTCGTGAATGAAGTGGCTTGGATCCGCCAGGGCACCCTTTTCGGCTACATCGACGGTGGCGGCAACCCTGTCACGCCAGTGCACTACACGCGCGCCAGCAACTTTCATCAGGGCCAGGCCCACGTCGAGCTGAATGGTGAAGCTTTCGATATTGATTCCAATGGTCAGCGCCTGAGTACGCCTTCCGAGCCCGAGCCGGAAACCGATTATCTAGAGCAAGGCGACATAGTGCGTCGGCAAGGCAAAGTCGGCTTCCGCTTCACGGCCGGCTCTAGCACAGTAGTGCCCACCGAGTACGACGAAATTCAGGACCTGCACCACGATGGGCTGCTAGCGGTTCGTCAGGGTACTAAATGGGGCGTGGTGAATGCCAAAGGCAAGCTAACATTGCCGCTGGAGTATGACGCCATTCGAGCCATGGCTATCAACGGCTTTGCTTATCCGGTAGTCGGACAAGCAGGCCGTTTTGGGTATCTCAACAACGAAGGCAAACTCATGACGAAGGTACAATATAGTATTGCTGAACCCTTCATTGAAGAAGTAGCTCGCGTGACAACGTTGGAAGGCAAAACCGGCTATATCGACAGCCGCGGCCAGGAGTATTTCGAGGAGTAA
- a CDS encoding phytanoyl-CoA dioxygenase family protein — MSSLQNYPRFTLGSALTAEQLAFFQRNGFLHFRGFADLSTVQRLLRASEQVQRQWLADDVQKVNGVPIKYGKDVDGSPIVQRFAFANHYSTELREFLEEPRFQALFPLLEAPGGRIGINEKDGLVINHYVNVTGSEFSQMGWHTDSLRDVFYGKRIGPMLNVGFHLDGTPSTNGGLRLIPGTHRQPLREMLFRKKYYKDVSFDPNEVAVETEAGDLTVHDGRMWHRVAQSPLVGEASRRRVMYIPILAGKYQPKSENSPTPFYLRFLHLVK, encoded by the coding sequence ATGTCTTCACTACAGAATTACCCGCGTTTCACCCTAGGCTCTGCCCTCACGGCTGAACAACTGGCGTTTTTCCAGCGAAATGGATTCTTACACTTTCGGGGCTTTGCTGACCTGAGCACGGTGCAGCGCCTGTTGCGCGCTTCCGAGCAAGTGCAGCGCCAATGGCTAGCCGATGATGTGCAGAAAGTAAATGGCGTGCCGATTAAGTACGGCAAAGACGTCGATGGTTCGCCGATTGTACAGCGCTTTGCTTTTGCGAATCATTACAGCACCGAACTGCGCGAATTTTTGGAGGAGCCGCGGTTTCAGGCGCTTTTCCCGTTGCTTGAAGCTCCCGGTGGCCGAATTGGCATCAACGAGAAAGACGGCCTCGTTATAAACCACTACGTGAACGTAACGGGTAGTGAGTTTTCGCAAATGGGTTGGCACACCGATTCGTTGCGCGACGTGTTCTACGGCAAGCGTATCGGGCCGATGCTCAACGTAGGCTTCCACCTCGATGGCACGCCCTCAACCAACGGTGGTTTGCGCTTGATACCGGGCACACACCGCCAACCACTGCGCGAAATGCTGTTCCGGAAGAAGTATTACAAAGACGTTAGCTTCGACCCCAATGAAGTTGCCGTTGAAACCGAAGCCGGTGACTTAACGGTACACGATGGCCGCATGTGGCACCGTGTGGCACAGTCGCCGCTGGTAGGCGAGGCTTCTCGGCGCCGGGTAATGTATATTCCGATTCTGGCTGGCAAGTACCAACCCAAGTCTGAAAATAGCCCTACGCCGTTCTATTTGCGGTTTCTTCACTTGGTAAAATAG
- a CDS encoding energy transducer TonB — MLPLPILNVRLNACHEDWQQMTPVAQGHHCSHCDRVVIDFNESTQADLEAAFQASADGRVCGRFRQSQLAPKPQLRPKLRRFLVALILVCGLGLTSNEAWAQVRKAARVADSTSDTELLLQTPESLSPIALISHIKHESVSATPVLPELPWINDSETSGGFMGAVMREEVTSPKEPQVYIYAEKMPDYKFGGLKVLPDFVNRNLLWPKEAADVDGRVFISFIIDKKGRMRNAHIIKGIHPLLDAEALRVIKLLNGQFTPGRHNDRPVNVSYTLPITFKLS, encoded by the coding sequence ATGCTGCCGCTGCCCATCCTCAACGTCCGCCTGAACGCCTGCCACGAAGATTGGCAGCAAATGACCCCCGTAGCCCAAGGGCACCACTGTAGTCATTGCGACCGGGTAGTCATTGATTTCAATGAAAGCACGCAAGCCGATTTGGAGGCTGCCTTTCAAGCATCTGCTGACGGACGAGTATGTGGCCGTTTTCGTCAAAGCCAACTTGCGCCAAAACCACAATTACGTCCAAAGCTGCGGCGGTTTCTGGTGGCACTGATATTGGTATGCGGGTTAGGCCTGACGAGTAATGAAGCATGGGCTCAGGTGCGAAAGGCGGCACGAGTTGCTGATAGCACAAGTGATACAGAGCTACTGCTACAGACACCAGAGAGCCTGAGCCCAATAGCTCTTATCAGCCATATAAAGCACGAATCGGTATCGGCTACACCTGTTCTTCCGGAGCTACCATGGATAAATGACAGTGAGACTTCGGGAGGATTTATGGGAGCTGTTATGCGTGAAGAAGTAACTAGCCCTAAAGAGCCTCAAGTTTACATTTACGCAGAAAAAATGCCCGATTACAAGTTTGGCGGCCTAAAGGTACTACCTGACTTCGTTAATCGGAATTTGCTTTGGCCAAAGGAGGCAGCAGATGTAGATGGGCGAGTATTTATCAGCTTCATTATCGATAAAAAGGGGAGAATGCGCAATGCCCATATTATTAAAGGCATTCATCCATTGCTTGATGCCGAAGCACTTAGGGTGATAAAATTGCTCAATGGTCAGTTTACACCTGGCAGGCACAATGATCGACCTGTAAACGTAAGCTACACTCTGCCTATCACATTTAAGCTCAGCTGA
- a CDS encoding TonB family protein gives MRKFIETHVRYPVGHREKGRVYISFVITKTGKVTDVRIQKGIGRPFDDEAMRVISMLGEFTTVRENGRVEDVLFTVPVFFNPK, from the coding sequence ATGCGCAAATTCATTGAGACGCATGTTCGGTATCCTGTTGGACATCGAGAAAAAGGCCGAGTGTATATAAGCTTTGTAATTACAAAAACAGGGAAGGTGACTGATGTGCGTATACAAAAAGGAATTGGCCGTCCTTTTGATGATGAGGCAATGCGGGTGATTAGCATGCTAGGCGAATTCACTACTGTCAGAGAGAATGGTAGAGTAGAAGATGTGCTGTTCACTGTACCAGTCTTTTTCAATCCGAAATAG
- a CDS encoding SDR family NAD(P)-dependent oxidoreductase: MPTALITGASRGIGRAFAVELARRGYDLLLVARSADQLEAVAAELRQLHKIKAHVFPCDLAAPGAAERVAEWTSTQTQELTALVNNAGYGIWGRFEELTLAEQQNMLQLNMHLPVALTHLLLPTLHRQPKAYILNVASTAAYQAVPTLTLYAASKAFLLSFSRGLRYELRESGVSVSCLSPGATTTDFADRAGMSAGLQETANKVSMTPAQVAQAGIAALLAGEAEIIPGALNKISSKLTSLVPKALTEKIAAGIYEKHLK, encoded by the coding sequence ATGCCTACTGCTCTCATTACTGGTGCTTCGCGTGGCATCGGCCGGGCTTTTGCCGTCGAGCTAGCCCGCCGTGGCTACGATTTATTGCTCGTGGCCCGCTCCGCCGACCAACTTGAGGCAGTGGCTGCTGAGTTGCGGCAGTTGCATAAGATTAAAGCGCACGTTTTTCCCTGTGACCTTGCGGCACCCGGTGCTGCCGAGCGAGTAGCAGAATGGACAAGCACACAAACCCAGGAACTGACGGCACTAGTCAATAATGCAGGCTATGGCATCTGGGGACGCTTTGAAGAGCTAACTCTAGCAGAGCAGCAGAATATGTTGCAACTGAACATGCATCTGCCCGTGGCGCTAACTCACCTGCTGTTGCCCACCTTGCATCGCCAGCCGAAGGCTTATATCCTGAACGTGGCCAGCACTGCCGCCTATCAGGCCGTGCCTACACTTACACTCTACGCCGCCAGCAAAGCCTTCTTGCTAAGCTTCTCGCGCGGCTTGCGTTACGAACTGCGCGAATCTGGTGTGTCGGTGAGTTGCCTCAGTCCTGGTGCCACCACCACTGACTTTGCCGACCGAGCTGGGATGAGTGCCGGCTTACAAGAAACCGCCAACAAGGTTTCGATGACGCCAGCGCAGGTAGCGCAAGCTGGCATTGCGGCCCTGCTAGCGGGCGAAGCCGAGATAATTCCGGGAGCCTTAAACAAGATATCCTCGAAACTTACAAGCTTGGTACCCAAGGCCCTGACTGAGAAAATTGCAGCCGGCATCTACGAGAAGCACCTGAAGTAA
- a CDS encoding hydroxymethylglutaryl-CoA reductase: MIFTPSPMLLKLLYTRGSLRNTPNGIAFSIKNRLDTVRFTRLDYVQIGEQRVVPENIALDLGDGDIRPAHDVLSRTPGGLEFPVGHSITFHLTANALPEGIHPIRVQFAADPFGELLVEVEDAIVTQPDNRTRIPRQSQDDYSEAAIQARQRFAEEFSGQEFKHLKHYSFDAHTLQGNCEHFTGVAQIPIGLAGPLRVNGEFAQGDFLIPMATTEGTLVASYNRGIQVLNLCGGVKCTVIGDAMQRAPVFVFDDARGARDFGRWVADTIDQIRPEAESTSSVAKLQYIDTYLANKFAYLRFNFSTGDAAGQNMVGRATFAACSWILEHYKGAPIRHFYLESNFATDKKASQINVMRTRGKRVVAEAVVKREVLQQRMRVTPEQLAYHGQVSNVGAFLSGANNNGAHSANGITALFIATGQDVANVSESSAGVLYSEVTKEGDLYLSITIPSLIVATHGGGTGLATQNECLRMLGCVGRGTVNKFAEIVAGVVLAGELSLGSAISSSDWVSSHEQYGRNR, from the coding sequence ATGATTTTTACGCCTAGCCCCATGCTGCTGAAGCTGCTCTACACACGTGGCAGCTTGCGCAATACGCCCAACGGTATTGCTTTCAGCATTAAAAACCGCCTCGACACCGTCCGCTTCACCAGGCTGGATTACGTGCAGATCGGGGAGCAGCGCGTAGTTCCCGAGAACATTGCCCTGGACTTAGGTGACGGTGACATCCGACCGGCGCACGATGTGCTAAGCCGCACACCCGGAGGGCTAGAGTTTCCGGTGGGGCACAGCATTACGTTTCATCTCACGGCCAATGCTCTGCCCGAAGGTATTCATCCCATACGCGTGCAATTTGCCGCCGACCCTTTCGGCGAATTGCTAGTGGAGGTGGAAGACGCCATTGTAACCCAACCAGACAACCGTACCCGAATTCCGCGCCAGAGCCAGGACGATTATTCGGAGGCGGCCATTCAGGCCCGGCAACGCTTTGCCGAGGAATTTTCGGGCCAGGAGTTCAAACACCTTAAACACTACTCGTTCGATGCGCACACGCTGCAAGGCAACTGCGAGCATTTCACGGGTGTAGCGCAGATTCCCATCGGGTTGGCGGGTCCGTTGCGCGTAAACGGTGAATTTGCGCAAGGTGATTTTCTAATCCCCATGGCTACCACCGAAGGAACGTTGGTAGCTAGCTACAACCGTGGCATCCAGGTGCTCAACCTATGCGGTGGCGTGAAGTGCACCGTCATCGGCGACGCTATGCAGCGGGCCCCCGTATTTGTGTTCGACGATGCCCGCGGTGCCCGCGACTTTGGCCGCTGGGTAGCCGATACCATCGACCAGATTCGGCCGGAAGCGGAGAGTACCTCCAGCGTGGCCAAGCTGCAATACATTGATACTTATTTGGCTAATAAGTTTGCGTATCTGCGCTTCAACTTCAGCACCGGTGATGCCGCCGGCCAGAACATGGTGGGCCGCGCCACATTTGCTGCCTGCTCCTGGATTTTAGAGCATTACAAAGGCGCTCCTATCCGGCACTTCTACTTGGAGTCTAATTTTGCTACCGACAAAAAAGCGTCCCAAATCAACGTCATGCGCACCCGTGGCAAGCGCGTAGTAGCCGAAGCCGTTGTCAAGCGCGAGGTACTCCAACAGCGCATGCGCGTAACACCCGAGCAGTTAGCTTACCACGGACAAGTTAGCAACGTGGGAGCTTTCCTATCAGGAGCTAACAACAATGGGGCACACTCGGCTAATGGTATTACGGCCCTGTTTATTGCGACCGGGCAAGATGTAGCCAATGTTTCGGAATCGTCGGCGGGGGTACTGTATTCCGAGGTAACCAAGGAAGGGGACTTGTATTTAAGCATCACTATCCCTTCGCTTATTGTGGCTACTCACGGCGGAGGCACGGGGTTGGCTACTCAAAATGAATGCCTCCGGATGCTAGGCTGCGTGGGACGCGGCACGGTCAATAAGTTTGCTGAAATAGTAGCGGGCGTCGTGCTTGCCGGCGAGCTAAGCCTGGGTTCGGCCATCAGCAGTTCCGATTGGGTAAGCAGCCACGAGCAATACGGCCGCAACCGGTAG
- a CDS encoding amidohydrolase, with protein MKHSLVLTSLMATLTLPAAAQNTALNARIAKLATAQESKVIACRRDLHEHPELGNQETRTAGIVAEQLKKLGFEVQTGVARTGVVGILKGGKPGPVVALRADMDGLPVTETASLPFASKAKTTYNGQEVGVMHACGHDTHVAMLLGAAEVLSQVKKDLPGTVKFIFQPAEEGSLPGVVGGARLMVQEGVLDNPKVDAVFGLHINAQTEVGTLKYRPEGTMAAADVFTIKVKGKSAHGAYPWLAVDPVVTAAQIVTGLQTIVSRQTELTEDAAVLTVGMIHGGVRNNIIPDQVELTGTIRTLDKEMQQKIWAAIRRTATNIAESAGATAEVDIVNYAPITYNDPRLTERMLPTLQRVAGPSHVVLQKAVTGAEDFAYFQEKVPGLFVFVGGMPKGKNPAETAPHHTPGFFVDESGLTLGVQAIATLAADYLGMKK; from the coding sequence ATGAAGCATTCTTTAGTCCTGACTTCCCTTATGGCTACGCTGACCTTACCAGCTGCAGCCCAGAACACTGCCCTCAATGCACGCATAGCCAAGCTGGCTACCGCGCAGGAATCGAAAGTAATAGCCTGCCGGCGCGACCTACACGAGCATCCCGAGCTAGGCAACCAGGAAACCCGCACCGCAGGTATCGTAGCGGAGCAACTCAAAAAACTAGGATTTGAGGTGCAAACCGGAGTGGCCCGCACGGGCGTGGTCGGCATCTTGAAAGGAGGAAAGCCTGGACCCGTAGTGGCTTTGCGGGCAGATATGGATGGTTTGCCGGTTACGGAAACTGCCTCTTTGCCTTTTGCCTCGAAAGCTAAAACCACCTACAATGGCCAAGAAGTGGGCGTGATGCACGCTTGCGGCCACGACACGCACGTTGCTATGCTGCTTGGCGCGGCTGAAGTCTTAAGTCAAGTGAAGAAAGACTTGCCCGGCACCGTGAAGTTCATCTTCCAGCCAGCCGAGGAAGGCTCTCTGCCCGGCGTGGTGGGTGGAGCCCGCCTGATGGTGCAAGAAGGGGTGCTCGACAACCCGAAAGTAGATGCCGTCTTTGGCTTGCACATCAACGCGCAAACCGAAGTAGGCACCCTCAAATACCGCCCCGAAGGCACTATGGCCGCCGCGGACGTTTTCACCATCAAGGTGAAAGGCAAGTCGGCCCACGGAGCGTACCCTTGGCTGGCAGTGGACCCAGTGGTAACGGCGGCTCAAATCGTGACGGGCTTGCAGACCATTGTTAGTCGCCAAACCGAGCTAACCGAGGATGCCGCCGTGCTGACGGTGGGCATGATCCACGGTGGGGTACGCAACAACATCATTCCGGATCAGGTGGAATTGACTGGCACCATCCGGACCCTTGACAAGGAGATGCAGCAGAAGATATGGGCTGCTATTCGACGGACGGCCACCAACATTGCCGAAAGCGCCGGCGCTACGGCCGAGGTCGACATCGTCAATTATGCCCCCATTACTTACAACGACCCGCGCTTAACTGAGCGGATGCTGCCTACGCTACAACGAGTGGCGGGGCCGAGCCATGTGGTGCTGCAAAAAGCCGTGACCGGTGCCGAAGACTTTGCTTATTTCCAGGAGAAGGTACCCGGCTTGTTTGTGTTCGTGGGTGGCATGCCCAAAGGCAAGAACCCTGCTGAAACCGCCCCGCACCACACGCCAGGTTTCTTTGTTGATGAGAGTGGCCTTACGCTAGGCGTACAAGCCATTGCTACCCTGGCAGCTGACTACTTAGGCATGAAGAAGTAA
- a CDS encoding sphingomyelin synthase family protein translates to MPHLIAASNSVPAAWQSAWQQAAFRYRLLITLLLLVLLVANLPHFFAWVQARPGVRLSDPLLALLPAHEVSWPTFIVIYISAGLAFSYVLPRPYVLLRLLGAYWLMQICRIMLLALLPLEPPLGLLPLRDPIIDTFIYVSAGPITKDLFFSGHTATVMLFALAMGTSQRRRWLLAATAVVGFLVMVQHVHYSYDVVAAPIFALGCYWLAGWWADPAANELA, encoded by the coding sequence ATGCCTCATCTGATTGCCGCTTCCAATTCTGTGCCTGCTGCTTGGCAGTCCGCTTGGCAGCAAGCTGCTTTCCGGTATCGGTTGCTGATTACGCTACTGCTGTTGGTGTTGCTGGTAGCCAATCTGCCACATTTTTTTGCGTGGGTGCAAGCCCGTCCCGGTGTCCGACTGTCTGACCCACTGCTGGCATTGCTGCCAGCGCATGAGGTGTCGTGGCCAACTTTTATCGTCATTTATATAAGCGCCGGACTTGCGTTCAGTTACGTGCTGCCTCGGCCATACGTGTTGCTTCGTTTGCTAGGGGCGTATTGGCTGATGCAAATTTGCCGCATCATGTTGCTCGCCTTGCTTCCCCTGGAGCCACCCTTGGGTCTGCTACCCCTCCGCGACCCAATTATTGACACGTTTATTTACGTATCAGCCGGCCCGATCACCAAAGACTTGTTCTTCTCTGGCCACACGGCTACTGTCATGTTGTTTGCCTTGGCAATGGGCACAAGCCAGCGTCGTCGTTGGTTGCTGGCGGCTACTGCCGTTGTTGGGTTCTTAGTGATGGTGCAACATGTACATTATTCCTATGATGTAGTGGCCGCCCCCATCTTCGCCCTAGGCTGTTACTGGTTAGCTGGTTGGTGGGCCGACCCCGCAGCTAATGAATTGGCTTAA
- a CDS encoding ATP-binding protein: MKWIITLLALLLSGPLSAQYKYWETDYDSLSHSLHGQVADTTRLRVLVQLVDIIDLSELRRRRQLLPQLDELLTLNKQLKKFDDVPYQQLRIGLRLWAQDPPNPQALAAMQQAIFLFDEANREVPRLLIAMAPLFNQLRQVPARGVYFREKLAAYRLRGNKKNMAACYLALGGYYRHKGDYNQSISHLLRAADLFREFDHTHYVNEIMASGAAYADWGNTQRALYYLRQAMELENAYKIEGVKRFFTIEAISKVYLRQGRYQEALRYANMGFKAALSDSAVKAVYTAYALVQKSAVLLGMNQTEQAYPFLRRAQHLDDSLHLPMTGRVGEFELEATWAQYHDARHDYPQAEKHWLRAYQKATAARMDVLLPRYLAQLSRFYDAQGRPAEAQRYSRAYLTLADTLNAAEGAFHVAQYEGERIEQAQNAQIANLRHEQALQALRIKQRNLLLGGALLVVILLSGLGVFIYRQLQNNRRTLQQLRQAQNQLVQSEKWAFVGELSAGIAHELQNPLNFMKNFAEVSTKLMDEMGNGTSVQQNNLQQEIMTGLRQNLREISEHGLRASAIIKNMLEHSRSGTGQPVPTDLNKLAAEAAQLAYKGFRTQNPTFNATLKTEYDPELRPAPVLPQDLSRVLINLCTNALHAVQQRQQIEQANYKPEICVCTAQHSNGVEIRVCDNGVGMSESVQRQIFEPFFTTKPAGEGTGLGLSLSYDIIKKGHGGSLNVSSEVGKGTEFIITLPC; this comes from the coding sequence ATGAAGTGGATAATCACGTTATTGGCTTTACTACTAAGTGGGCCGCTATCAGCGCAATATAAATACTGGGAAACCGATTACGACTCCCTTTCTCACTCCTTACATGGCCAGGTGGCTGACACTACCCGTTTGCGGGTATTGGTGCAACTAGTCGATATAATTGACTTATCGGAACTGCGACGCCGGCGCCAATTGCTGCCGCAACTCGACGAGCTTCTGACGCTCAACAAACAGCTCAAGAAGTTCGATGATGTGCCTTACCAACAGCTGCGGATCGGCTTGCGGCTGTGGGCTCAGGACCCACCTAATCCGCAAGCCCTGGCGGCCATGCAGCAAGCTATTTTCTTGTTTGATGAGGCCAACCGGGAAGTGCCTCGTTTGCTGATTGCTATGGCGCCGTTGTTCAATCAGCTGCGTCAGGTACCGGCTCGGGGCGTGTACTTTCGCGAGAAGCTTGCTGCGTATAGGCTGCGCGGAAACAAGAAAAATATGGCGGCTTGCTATTTAGCTCTCGGTGGCTACTACCGTCATAAAGGCGACTACAATCAGTCGATAAGCCATTTGCTTCGGGCCGCCGATTTATTCCGCGAGTTCGACCATACGCATTATGTAAATGAAATCATGGCGTCGGGTGCTGCTTACGCCGACTGGGGGAATACGCAACGGGCTTTATATTACTTGCGGCAAGCCATGGAACTGGAAAATGCTTATAAGATAGAAGGGGTTAAACGCTTCTTCACTATCGAAGCAATTTCCAAGGTCTACTTGCGGCAAGGCCGTTATCAGGAAGCGTTGCGCTACGCCAATATGGGGTTCAAGGCGGCCTTGAGCGACTCGGCAGTGAAAGCAGTGTATACTGCTTATGCCTTAGTGCAGAAAAGTGCGGTATTGCTTGGCATGAATCAAACTGAGCAGGCCTACCCGTTTTTGCGGCGCGCTCAGCACCTCGATGATTCATTGCATTTGCCAATGACTGGTAGGGTGGGGGAGTTTGAATTAGAGGCCACGTGGGCCCAATATCACGACGCTCGCCACGACTATCCTCAGGCAGAAAAACATTGGCTTCGTGCGTACCAAAAGGCTACTGCGGCCCGCATGGATGTGCTATTGCCTCGCTATCTGGCCCAGCTTTCTCGCTTCTATGATGCGCAAGGACGGCCGGCAGAGGCGCAGCGCTACTCGCGGGCCTACCTGACCCTAGCCGATACACTCAATGCGGCCGAAGGCGCTTTCCATGTGGCGCAATACGAAGGCGAACGAATAGAGCAAGCCCAAAATGCCCAAATAGCCAACCTGCGCCATGAGCAGGCACTGCAAGCACTTCGCATCAAGCAGCGCAACTTGCTGCTCGGCGGAGCTTTGCTGGTAGTTATTCTGCTCTCCGGTCTGGGGGTGTTTATCTACCGGCAGCTCCAAAATAATCGGCGGACGTTGCAACAACTACGGCAAGCACAGAATCAGTTGGTCCAGTCCGAGAAGTGGGCTTTCGTGGGGGAACTGTCGGCGGGTATTGCGCACGAACTACAGAACCCGCTCAATTTCATGAAGAATTTTGCGGAAGTCAGCACCAAGCTCATGGATGAAATGGGCAATGGTACGTCGGTGCAGCAAAACAATCTGCAACAAGAAATAATGACGGGTTTACGCCAAAATTTGCGTGAAATCAGTGAGCACGGCCTGCGTGCTTCCGCCATAATCAAGAACATGCTGGAGCACTCTCGCTCCGGTACCGGCCAGCCCGTACCCACCGACCTGAACAAGCTAGCAGCCGAAGCGGCTCAGCTGGCTTACAAAGGTTTCCGAACTCAAAATCCTACATTTAACGCTACTCTCAAGACCGAGTACGACCCTGAGCTACGCCCCGCGCCGGTGTTGCCGCAAGACCTAAGCCGAGTCTTGATAAATCTGTGTACCAATGCCCTGCACGCCGTGCAGCAGCGCCAACAAATAGAGCAAGCTAATTACAAACCCGAAATATGCGTGTGTACTGCACAGCATAGCAACGGAGTGGAAATTCGGGTGTGCGACAACGGTGTAGGAATGTCCGAGAGCGTGCAGCGGCAGATTTTCGAGCCTTTCTTTACCACCAAACCCGCTGGCGAAGGCACTGGCCTAGGACTATCCTTGAGCTACGACATTATAAAGAAAGGGCACGGAGGCAGCCTCAACGTCAGCAGCGAGGTGGGCAAGGGCACCGAGTTTATTATCACGCTGCCCTGCTAG